The Armatimonadota bacterium DNA window CCCAGTTCATGGTCAGGGTCACATCGGTGCAGCTTGGGTCCTCGGTAGGAGCAGCCATCTTGTCTGGAACAGCACGGATGCGGGCTCCGCTGGCATCACTGACCGGCGAAAGTACTCCGTACTTGAAGAAGTTGGCCGCTTTCACTCTCACCAGCACCAAGTCACCTCCGCCTACAATACTGTTTGCTACATCCTTGTAGGTGTACTTGTAGCCGTAGGGTGTGGCTGCGGTGAGAACGGTCATCGGAATGAGGCAGTGGCGTTTCAATAGTGCTTCACTGTTCGCGATGGTTCCGTCGCATGTGGCGTTGTGAGCGGTCCAGACATTGCCGGTAGCCTTGTCTGCGATCTCGACCAGGTAGGCCGTGATGGGGTCGCCTCTGTCGTCGGGCGCAGTCCAATCGATGGCGAAGTGGCCGGTCG harbors:
- a CDS encoding fibronectin type III domain-containing protein, with translation TQYLVTSQLVSGTTYAFRVRARNIFGWGDYSVVDSVTGAGYIKAAREPGTPLAPVTSIDAATGHFAIDWTAPDDRGDPITAYLVEIADKATGNVWTAHNATCDGTIANSEALLKRHCLIPMTVLTAATPYGYKYTYKDVANSIVGGGDLVLVRVKAANFFKYGVLSPVSDASGARIRAVPDKMAAPTEDPSCTDVTLTMNWVALSGVDAGSSAVIAYSLLWDAGDSTK